From Microlunatus capsulatus, a single genomic window includes:
- a CDS encoding iron-containing redox enzyme family protein translates to MAPPDHPTAAPAVPAGTAAVVDPPAPLPAPRGPVSAALLHLLRRRPWEVRVGDALWWDGLLGEALADDDLQLALHCVYELHHRGLAGVPEEWEWQPDLLRARQEWEQLVLAALESEVGAPHSLRQRGLEATVSRVVALGRRDDLTASPAEHLVREGTAEQLRELLVHRAPAELRAGDGYAWTLPRLSGEPKVALAELEAQTWGRGRLPLMRAELYRELLRSWGLGTGYGEHVDRLPGVTLLTTNLVTLLGLQRRWRGAALGHLACTEVMAPLATARLARGHRRLGGSEEGGRWFDEQLGAEPRREDLAATDAVGALLSAEPGLGGDVVFGAASARYVADLQAAHVLPRWYRDLSSLRDPDDARDDVAR, encoded by the coding sequence GTGGCACCCCCCGACCACCCGACCGCCGCCCCGGCCGTTCCCGCCGGCACCGCCGCCGTCGTGGACCCGCCCGCCCCGCTCCCCGCCCCGCGCGGGCCCGTCAGCGCCGCCCTGCTGCACCTGCTCCGGCGCCGCCCCTGGGAGGTCCGGGTGGGCGACGCCCTGTGGTGGGACGGCCTGCTGGGCGAGGCGCTGGCCGACGACGACCTCCAGCTGGCGCTGCACTGCGTCTACGAGCTGCACCACCGCGGCCTGGCCGGCGTGCCGGAGGAGTGGGAGTGGCAGCCCGACCTGCTGCGCGCCCGGCAGGAGTGGGAGCAGCTGGTGCTGGCCGCACTGGAGAGCGAGGTCGGCGCGCCGCACAGCCTGCGCCAGCGCGGGCTGGAGGCGACCGTCTCCCGCGTCGTCGCCCTCGGCCGCCGCGACGACCTCACCGCCTCCCCGGCGGAGCACCTGGTGCGCGAGGGCACCGCCGAGCAGCTGCGCGAGCTGCTGGTGCACCGCGCCCCCGCCGAGCTGCGGGCCGGCGACGGCTACGCCTGGACGCTGCCGCGGCTCTCGGGGGAGCCCAAGGTGGCGCTGGCCGAGCTGGAGGCGCAGACCTGGGGACGCGGCCGGCTGCCGCTGATGCGCGCCGAGCTGTACCGGGAGCTGCTGCGGTCCTGGGGGCTGGGCACCGGCTACGGGGAGCACGTCGACCGGCTGCCCGGGGTGACGCTGCTGACCACCAACCTCGTCACCCTGCTGGGCCTGCAGCGGCGCTGGCGGGGCGCCGCGCTGGGCCACCTCGCGTGCACCGAGGTGATGGCCCCGCTGGCGACGGCCCGCTTGGCCCGCGGCCACCGCCGCCTCGGCGGCAGCGAGGAGGGCGGCCGCTGGTTCGACGAGCAGCTGGGCGCCGAGCCGCGGCGCGAGGACCTGGCGGCCACCGACGCCGTCGGCGCGCTCCTCTCGGCCGAGCCGGGGCTGGGCGGCGACGTCGTCTTCGGCGCGGCCAGCGCCCGCTACGTCGCCGACCTGCAGGCGGCCCACGTGCTGCCGCGCTGGTACCGCGACCTCAGCTCGC
- a CDS encoding GAF and ANTAR domain-containing protein yields the protein MAGTGQVQQDEDGAAAHALVPLLVDYLEDLAGRTAAKLGDVAGVAVTFGLDTTPITIGSSSDLALEVDLLQYSIGTGPCLHALQSGEGLYVPDLGADDRWGDYGPRAAARGAACCLSVPVHVDDRPAAVLKVYDSRLDGVSAAQRELVERTALDVAGGIGLALHLVRQARELDDRAAAMDRRRRIDMALGMLMERNGSSADAAFDLLRRYSQNYNIRLHAAAGQVVAAADPALAEAPAPFQVDAAS from the coding sequence GTGGCGGGTACGGGTCAGGTGCAGCAGGACGAGGACGGCGCGGCCGCGCACGCCCTGGTGCCGCTGCTGGTGGACTACCTCGAGGACCTGGCCGGCCGCACGGCCGCCAAGCTGGGCGACGTGGCGGGGGTGGCCGTCACCTTCGGCCTCGACACCACGCCGATCACCATCGGCTCCAGCAGCGACCTGGCGCTGGAGGTCGACCTGCTGCAGTACTCCATCGGGACCGGTCCGTGCCTGCACGCGCTGCAGTCGGGTGAGGGCCTCTACGTCCCCGACCTCGGTGCCGACGACCGGTGGGGCGACTACGGACCCCGGGCCGCCGCCCGCGGCGCCGCCTGCTGCCTCTCGGTCCCGGTGCACGTCGACGACCGGCCGGCGGCGGTGCTCAAGGTCTACGACTCCCGGCTCGACGGCGTCAGCGCCGCCCAGCGCGAGCTCGTCGAGCGGACGGCGCTGGACGTGGCCGGCGGCATCGGGCTGGCCCTGCACCTGGTGCGGCAGGCGCGCGAGCTCGACGACCGGGCGGCGGCGATGGACCGCCGGCGCCGGATCGACATGGCGCTCGGGATGCTCATGGAGCGCAACGGCAGCAGCGCCGACGCGGCCTTCGACCTGCTCCGCCGCTACTCGCAGAACTACAACATCCGGCTGCACGCCGCCGCCGGCCAGGTGGTCGCGGCGGCCGACCCCGCGCTGGCGGAGGCCCCGGCCCCCTTCCAGGTCGACGCCGCCTCCTGA
- the rocD gene encoding ornithine--oxo-acid transaminase: MTVLDERTRTPDRPAPSPAAALLAAEDAHVAHNYHPLGVVVASGSGAVLTDVDGVEHLDFLSAYSATNFGHGHPALLAAARAQLDRVTLTSRAFHHDQLAPFAEALAALVGKEVVLPMNTGAEAVESAVKVARKWGYEVKGVPDGRATIVVASGNFHGRTTTIVSFSDDPDARDHFGPYTPGFVTVPYGDLAALEAALTDDVVAVLLEPIQGEAGVRIPPPGYLAGVREVTRARRVLFIADEIQSGLGRTGTTLACEHEGVVPDVYLLGKALGGGIVPVSAVVADRDVLGVLRPGQHGSTFGGNPLACAVGRAVVELLATGEPQQRATRLGERMRARLEAMVGHGLVAVRVRGLWAGVDVDPALATGREVCEALARRHVLAKDTHGSTLRLALPLVITEEQLDHGLDQLAAVLAELAGAARG, translated from the coding sequence ATGACCGTCCTCGACGAGCGCACCCGTACGCCCGACCGCCCCGCGCCCTCGCCGGCCGCGGCCCTGCTGGCGGCCGAGGACGCCCACGTGGCGCACAACTACCACCCGTTGGGGGTGGTGGTCGCCTCCGGCTCCGGCGCCGTGCTCACCGACGTCGACGGCGTCGAGCACCTCGACTTCCTCTCGGCCTACTCCGCCACCAACTTCGGCCACGGCCACCCCGCGCTGCTCGCCGCCGCGCGCGCGCAGCTGGACCGCGTCACGCTGACCTCCCGCGCCTTCCACCACGACCAGCTGGCCCCGTTCGCCGAGGCGCTCGCGGCCCTGGTCGGCAAGGAGGTGGTGCTGCCGATGAACACCGGGGCGGAGGCGGTGGAGTCCGCGGTCAAGGTCGCCCGCAAGTGGGGCTACGAGGTCAAGGGCGTGCCCGACGGGCGGGCCACGATCGTCGTCGCCAGCGGCAACTTCCACGGCCGGACCACGACGATCGTCAGCTTCTCCGACGACCCGGACGCCCGCGACCACTTCGGGCCCTACACCCCGGGCTTCGTCACCGTCCCCTACGGTGACCTGGCCGCGCTGGAGGCGGCGCTGACCGACGACGTGGTGGCGGTGCTGCTGGAGCCGATCCAGGGCGAGGCCGGCGTCCGGATCCCGCCGCCGGGCTACCTGGCCGGCGTCCGCGAGGTGACGCGGGCCCGGCGGGTGCTGTTCATCGCCGACGAGATCCAGTCCGGCCTGGGCCGCACGGGGACGACGCTGGCCTGCGAGCACGAGGGCGTCGTGCCCGACGTGTACCTGCTGGGCAAGGCGCTCGGCGGCGGCATCGTGCCCGTCTCGGCCGTCGTCGCCGACCGCGACGTGCTGGGCGTGCTCCGGCCGGGCCAGCACGGCAGCACCTTCGGCGGCAACCCGCTGGCCTGCGCCGTCGGCCGCGCCGTCGTCGAGCTGCTCGCCACCGGTGAGCCCCAGCAGCGGGCCACCCGGCTGGGGGAGCGGATGCGCGCCCGGCTGGAGGCGATGGTGGGGCACGGCCTGGTGGCGGTCCGGGTGCGCGGCCTCTGGGCCGGCGTGGACGTCGACCCGGCCCTGGCCACGGGGCGCGAGGTCTGCGAGGCGCTCGCCCGCCGGCACGTGCTGGCCAAGGACACCCACGGCTCCACCCTGCGGCTCGCCCTGCCGCTGGTCATCACCGAGGAGCAGCTGGACCACGGACTGGACCAGCTGGCCGCCGTCCTCGCCGAGCTGGCCGGCGCCGCGCGGGGCTGA